In Paenibacillus sp. G2S3, a single window of DNA contains:
- a CDS encoding YhcN/YlaJ family sporulation lipoprotein, translating into MRKSMCLLLVLLLLTSCGIANKKTSPSPQNKQSANAVKGTGNHEVRQLANDGATNPMATSAGHTVSVKGESEVALKDHFEQLAKRVPGVNGAHCVVMNKVAIVGLDVEGSLDRSRVGSIKYSVAEAIRKDPRSVRALVTADMDLSSRLADMSRHVSQGHPISGFSSELADIIGRIMPQLPEDTKPIKNAQ; encoded by the coding sequence ATGAGAAAATCAATGTGTCTGTTGCTGGTACTGCTGCTATTGACAAGCTGCGGTATCGCTAATAAAAAGACATCACCCTCTCCTCAGAATAAACAATCTGCGAATGCTGTAAAGGGTACGGGAAACCATGAGGTTCGGCAATTGGCTAATGATGGTGCGACTAATCCTATGGCCACCTCAGCTGGTCACACCGTCAGTGTTAAGGGCGAAAGTGAAGTTGCACTTAAGGACCATTTTGAACAGTTGGCCAAAAGGGTTCCTGGTGTGAATGGTGCACACTGTGTAGTCATGAACAAGGTCGCCATTGTAGGTCTTGACGTGGAAGGATCTCTAGACCGATCACGTGTAGGAAGCATTAAATATTCTGTAGCGGAAGCTATCCGCAAAGACCCGAGAAGTGTACGGGCACTTGTCACAGCCGATATGGATCTCTCCAGCCGCTTAGCGGACATGAGCCGCCATGTCTCTCAGGGACATCCAATTTCTGGATTCTCATCCGAATTGGCTGATATCATCGGTCGAATTATGCCGCAGCTGCCAGAGGACACTAAGCCGATTAAAAATGCACAGTAG
- a CDS encoding pyridoxamine 5'-phosphate oxidase family protein, which translates to MSEAVAQLNETLLSMLQSETFVLLNTVDAESGGPTSTAISWIYAVSPSTVRLAVDHRSRLVNNMKINPLVTVTVFGEGTVYAINGSAVVKQDPLQDVPFKMCCFDVEIMAVRNALFYGAQLESAPRYAKVYDGRAAEKLDGQVFAAMKKA; encoded by the coding sequence ATGTCCGAAGCCGTTGCTCAGCTGAACGAAACCTTGTTATCGATGCTGCAATCGGAAACTTTTGTTCTTCTCAACACAGTTGATGCGGAATCAGGAGGTCCAACGTCCACAGCCATTTCGTGGATTTATGCAGTTAGTCCAAGTACTGTGCGTCTGGCTGTAGATCATCGTTCCAGACTCGTGAACAACATGAAGATCAACCCGTTAGTAACCGTCACTGTGTTCGGTGAGGGTACTGTCTATGCGATTAACGGCAGTGCCGTTGTAAAGCAGGATCCACTTCAGGATGTACCTTTCAAGATGTGCTGCTTTGATGTTGAAATTATGGCGGTGCGTAACGCGCTTTTTTATGGAGCGCAGCTTGAATCCGCCCCAAGATATGCAAAGGTTTATGATGGACGTGCCGCTGAGAAGCTGGACGGACAAGTATTTGCTGCCATGAAAAAAGCCTAG
- a CDS encoding LCP family protein → MSTRNSSLPPRASGQQPNNNRKQPVKGAPKKKKKKPQKRGFFGRLVRILLTLLIIAILGVLGYGGYLYWKLENGVFNAGNKGTVAPGHSATEKPLTMLILGTDNRPKHQSRLTDVIMVAALNPKTKSATIVSLPRDTLVELNGYKQTKINEFYARFKGKEDSSGILAEDEMKTMMGKYLDIDVDYTTILDFQGFRDVVDELGGVKVNISDNMCYTDSVDGTNINLKKGPAELDGDKALDYVRYRKSNCKPKTKASDDFDRNKRQNEVLHSLVDQMQSLGGVLKIGKVLDAVDSNMKTDIENSQIKDMIATYWKISKDDIEFKPVTGTWRSPYVYINDEELEAAKKSLQDRLAGVSASSTSESTEAP, encoded by the coding sequence ATGAGTACACGAAACAGCAGTTTACCTCCAAGAGCAAGTGGTCAACAACCGAATAATAATAGAAAACAGCCTGTGAAGGGTGCTCCTAAGAAAAAAAAGAAGAAACCGCAAAAGAGAGGCTTTTTTGGCAGATTAGTTAGAATCCTGTTAACCTTACTCATTATTGCGATTCTTGGCGTATTGGGCTACGGGGGCTATCTGTATTGGAAGCTTGAAAATGGGGTCTTTAATGCAGGTAATAAAGGAACGGTTGCTCCAGGACATTCGGCTACAGAAAAACCACTGACGATGCTTATCCTGGGTACGGACAATAGACCAAAACATCAATCTAGATTGACAGATGTTATTATGGTTGCAGCGCTTAATCCTAAGACAAAATCAGCTACCATTGTCTCTCTTCCACGCGATACCTTAGTTGAGCTCAATGGATACAAGCAAACGAAGATTAACGAATTCTATGCTCGCTTTAAGGGAAAAGAAGATTCTTCTGGCATTTTGGCAGAAGATGAGATGAAGACAATGATGGGGAAATATCTAGATATTGACGTAGATTATACAACGATTCTGGATTTTCAAGGCTTCCGTGATGTGGTGGACGAGCTTGGCGGAGTCAAAGTCAACATTAGTGATAATATGTGTTATACAGACAGCGTAGATGGTACGAATATCAATCTGAAAAAAGGTCCGGCAGAGCTAGATGGAGATAAAGCGCTAGATTATGTGCGATATCGTAAATCTAATTGTAAGCCTAAGACTAAGGCTTCAGATGATTTTGATCGGAACAAACGTCAGAATGAGGTCCTTCATTCACTGGTGGATCAGATGCAATCGCTTGGTGGTGTATTAAAAATAGGCAAGGTTCTTGATGCAGTGGACAGTAACATGAAGACTGATATCGAAAATTCGCAGATTAAAGATATGATTGCGACTTATTGGAAGATTTCCAAAGATGATATCGAATTCAAGCCTGTGACTGGAACGTGGCGAAGTCCGTATGTATATATTAATGATGAAGAGCTTGAGGCTGCCAAGAAAAGCCTTCAGGATCGGTTAGCAGGAGTTTCAGCTAGTTCTACTTCGGAATCCACTGAGGCGCCTTAG
- a CDS encoding YlaH-like family protein yields MQVWFAEHPIVAYIVIFILLTFVYNQVFRVNQKLSIGKEIMLYIMMAIGSGMLLIFQHDKLPIIQCLLVAVGLMLMVRIRYIVEARQKRKAAAAAKRQ; encoded by the coding sequence ATGCAGGTGTGGTTCGCTGAGCATCCAATCGTCGCTTATATTGTTATTTTTATATTGCTTACATTTGTGTATAATCAGGTATTTCGTGTGAATCAAAAGTTATCGATTGGCAAAGAGATTATGCTGTACATAATGATGGCAATCGGCTCCGGCATGCTCCTCATTTTTCAACATGATAAGCTACCGATCATCCAGTGTCTGCTGGTTGCTGTCGGATTAATGCTAATGGTACGGATACGTTATATCGTAGAAGCTCGACAGAAGAGAAAGGCTGCAGCTGCAGCAAAAAGACAATAA
- the typA gene encoding translational GTPase TypA encodes MHSRKDIRNIAIIAHVDHGKTTLVDQLLQQSGIFSAHEHVQERAMDSNDIERERGITILAKNTAITYKEFLINIVDTPGHADFGGEVERIMKMVDGVLLVVDAYEGCMPQTKFVLRKALEQKLTPIVVVNKIDRPAARPKEVIDEVLDLFIELEANDEQLEFPVVYASALNGTSSMVPEKQDETMLSLYETIVEHIPAPTESVEDPLQFLVTLMDYNEYLGRIAIGRVNRGVIKQGQSVTVIMRDGKSKTARIEKLFGFQGLKRIETEEAGAGDIVAIAGIKDINIGETIADPANPEALPVLKIDEPTMQMTFLVNNSPFAGKEGKWVTSRKLRERLFKELETDVSLRVDETDSPDAFIVSGRGELHLGILIENMRREGYEMQVSKPQVIIKEIDGVKSEPLERLMIDIPEESMGSVMESLGTRKAEMVNMINNGTGQVRLEFLIPARGLIGYNTYFLTLTRGYGVMNHAFDSYAPLVAGQVGGRHQGVLVASETGSTTQYGIVGVEDRGILFLDAGTEIYEGMIVGEHTRDNDIIVNICREKALTNMRTSGKDDTVKMKTPRTFSLEGALEYLNDDEYCEITPKSIRLRKKILNKGERERVEKQRKMAQANA; translated from the coding sequence ATGCATTCAAGAAAAGATATTCGCAACATTGCGATCATTGCCCACGTTGACCATGGCAAAACAACACTCGTCGATCAGCTTCTTCAGCAATCGGGGATCTTCAGCGCACACGAACACGTACAAGAACGCGCTATGGACTCTAACGATATCGAGCGGGAACGCGGAATTACAATCCTAGCTAAAAATACAGCAATTACTTATAAAGAGTTTTTGATCAATATTGTGGATACACCTGGACACGCTGACTTCGGTGGCGAAGTAGAACGGATTATGAAAATGGTTGACGGTGTATTGCTGGTTGTTGATGCTTATGAAGGCTGCATGCCGCAAACGAAATTCGTTCTGCGTAAAGCATTGGAACAAAAACTTACACCGATCGTTGTCGTGAACAAGATTGACCGTCCAGCTGCTCGTCCTAAGGAAGTTATTGATGAAGTGCTCGATTTGTTCATCGAGCTTGAAGCAAATGACGAACAATTGGAATTCCCGGTTGTCTATGCATCTGCTCTTAATGGTACATCAAGCATGGTTCCTGAGAAACAAGATGAGACAATGCTTTCGCTTTACGAAACAATCGTTGAGCATATCCCAGCTCCAACTGAAAGTGTAGAAGACCCGCTTCAATTCCTCGTAACGTTGATGGATTATAACGAATACTTGGGTCGTATTGCTATTGGCCGTGTAAACCGCGGTGTGATCAAACAAGGTCAATCTGTAACTGTAATTATGCGTGACGGTAAGAGTAAAACCGCACGTATTGAGAAATTGTTCGGGTTCCAAGGTTTAAAACGTATTGAAACAGAAGAAGCGGGCGCAGGGGATATCGTTGCTATCGCAGGGATCAAGGACATTAACATTGGTGAGACCATTGCTGATCCAGCGAATCCAGAAGCACTGCCTGTTCTTAAGATCGACGAGCCAACTATGCAAATGACTTTCCTTGTGAATAACAGTCCTTTTGCTGGTAAAGAAGGTAAATGGGTAACTTCCCGTAAGCTTCGTGAGCGTCTCTTTAAAGAACTTGAGACAGATGTGAGTTTGCGTGTGGATGAAACGGATAGTCCTGATGCATTTATCGTTTCTGGACGCGGTGAGCTTCACCTTGGTATTCTGATCGAGAATATGCGTCGTGAAGGTTATGAAATGCAAGTTTCTAAACCACAAGTAATCATTAAAGAAATCGATGGTGTTAAATCGGAGCCACTTGAGCGTCTTATGATTGACATTCCTGAAGAAAGCATGGGCTCTGTTATGGAAAGTCTGGGCACTCGCAAAGCCGAAATGGTCAACATGATTAACAACGGTACGGGTCAAGTACGTCTGGAGTTCCTGATTCCTGCACGTGGTTTGATTGGTTACAACACTTACTTCTTGACTTTGACACGCGGTTACGGCGTTATGAACCATGCTTTTGACAGCTACGCTCCACTGGTTGCTGGTCAAGTTGGCGGACGTCATCAAGGTGTGCTTGTAGCCAGTGAGACTGGATCAACTACACAATATGGAATAGTGGGCGTTGAGGATCGTGGTATTCTCTTCTTGGATGCAGGTACAGAAATCTATGAAGGTATGATCGTAGGCGAGCATACCCGTGATAACGATATTATCGTTAACATCTGTAGAGAAAAAGCACTTACCAACATGCGTACCTCAGGTAAGGATGATACTGTAAAAATGAAGACACCACGTACCTTCTCTTTGGAAGGCGCACTTGAATATTTGAATGATGATGAATATTGTGAAATCACACCTAAATCCATTCGTTTGCGCAAAAAGATTTTGAACAAAGGCGAACGCGAACGTGTAGAGAAGCAACGTAAAATGGCACAAGCAAACGCGTAA